Proteins encoded by one window of Clostridium cagae:
- a CDS encoding collagenase yields MKKRLFTVLCTLALSFSLSTECFASISSSTENLNKIYSSKSYSVDEVNTEQNNGNLTEDVAHASYEETNETFPFKKLNKLSNEEIIELSSKISWKDIPDLFKYNEDTYEFYSNESRVQAMIDALYQKACSFTSTDDNGIDTLVELLRSGFYLGFYNDSLNYLKDRTFTDRCIPALIAMENNPNFKLGEAGQDKVVLAFGKLIGNASCNPEVVNKSVSILNQYHDEVNQYPTDKLKADAVLKVMSEVTYDINQYCYDNNIGDGKNTPWTGKIDNFITAVSKFASISEITDDNGWLINNGIYYTAKLAKYHSNPSTPHKVLDNCLKTLPSTSEQYITTLDLLKSDFDSKDSNGNNIDIDNIIEDKKNTFLPKTYTFDDGKMIIKAGDKVSESKIQRLYWASKEVKSQFHRIIGSDEPLETGAADDVLTMVIYNNPKEYKLNRTLYGYSVDNGGIYIENIGTFFTYERTPKDSIFSLEELFRHEFTHYLQGRYLVPGLFNQGDFYQGNNARLTWFEEGSAEFFAGSTRTTVLPRKSMVSAIGQNEEERLSANSLFHSSYSDGWNFYNYGYTFTDYMYNSNRNLFKDLVDSMKSNDVQGYDSIIESSSNDANLNKKYQKHMDKLVDNYNNYTIPLVSDDYMKKCGNKNLEVIKKDIENAMGLNNSEIVKESSDYFNTYTLKGTYKLDSNNGEFNNWSLMNEKVNNTLETLNKLPWNGYKTVTGYFINPRINSSNEVEYDVVFHGLLYHNDNFNEEPVITLMAPEQGNTGEKIKFTSECSTDDSNLSYLWDFGDGNTTTEKNPIHIYKTSDNYTVKLTVTDSNGFELEKYSEISIHKVLTGNPVCEKEDNNRFENANEINLNDLVSGDLQADDSQDTFSFEVTKPDDITITLENNSQDKNSFNWLLFDAENTNDYFAFPETKMNQLSKTISIDKPGKYYLVVYQNSKEKTDYKFVVDGSFVETPELDPDEDTDETPTETPDTDEDNNKDEDSNYDNINVDEEEYNDDFECANNIFKNQIMSGNLDSSDKCDTFSFNALSAGTINVTLENSNSDSSTVNWLAYSSEDTDNYIGYASENDGNKFSGKFKVNKPGKYYIVAYEVNGADSKYTLKVDGDIETTSESKPEDKEEIKEEINDDSFDSATKIKPNSTITDTLNGEDNKDIYYFNVNNNSDLNIELNSLTNLGVAWQLFNEEDLDNYIAYGSQSGDSIVGTANVQPGKYYLLIYKYTQDDGSYTFTIK; encoded by the coding sequence ATGAAAAAAAGACTTTTTACCGTACTTTGTACTCTAGCCTTAAGCTTTAGTCTAAGTACAGAATGTTTTGCTAGTATTTCGTCATCTACTGAAAACTTAAATAAAATTTATTCAAGTAAAAGTTATTCCGTTGATGAAGTTAATACTGAACAAAATAATGGCAACTTAACGGAAGATGTAGCTCACGCTTCTTATGAAGAAACTAATGAAACCTTCCCTTTCAAGAAGCTCAATAAATTAAGCAATGAGGAAATAATTGAGTTATCTTCAAAGATTTCATGGAAAGACATTCCTGATCTTTTTAAATACAATGAAGATACTTATGAATTTTATTCTAACGAATCCCGTGTACAAGCTATGATAGATGCACTGTATCAAAAAGCTTGCTCTTTTACATCTACTGATGATAATGGAATTGATACATTAGTTGAACTTTTAAGATCTGGATTTTATTTAGGTTTCTACAATGATTCTTTAAATTATTTAAAAGATAGAACCTTCACTGACAGATGTATTCCTGCTCTAATTGCTATGGAAAATAATCCAAACTTTAAATTGGGCGAAGCTGGACAAGATAAGGTAGTCTTAGCCTTTGGTAAACTTATTGGAAATGCTTCTTGTAACCCTGAAGTAGTAAATAAATCTGTTTCTATTTTAAATCAATACCATGATGAAGTTAATCAGTATCCAACTGATAAATTAAAAGCTGATGCTGTTTTAAAGGTCATGAGTGAAGTAACATATGATATTAATCAATATTGCTATGACAATAATATAGGAGATGGAAAAAACACTCCATGGACTGGAAAGATAGATAATTTTATAACTGCAGTTTCAAAATTTGCTTCTATCTCTGAGATAACTGATGATAATGGCTGGCTTATAAATAATGGAATATACTATACTGCTAAGCTAGCTAAATATCATAGTAATCCTAGTACTCCTCATAAAGTATTAGATAATTGTTTAAAAACTCTACCTAGTACTTCTGAACAATATATTACTACTTTAGATTTATTAAAGAGTGATTTTGATTCTAAGGATTCAAATGGTAATAACATTGATATAGACAATATTATTGAGGATAAGAAAAATACTTTTTTACCTAAAACATATACTTTTGATGATGGAAAAATGATAATTAAAGCTGGTGATAAAGTATCAGAATCTAAAATTCAAAGGCTTTATTGGGCTTCAAAAGAAGTAAAATCTCAATTTCATAGGATAATCGGAAGTGATGAACCATTAGAAACAGGGGCAGCAGATGATGTATTAACTATGGTTATTTATAATAATCCTAAGGAATACAAACTTAATAGAACTTTATATGGTTATTCTGTTGATAATGGTGGCATCTATATTGAAAACATTGGGACTTTCTTTACATATGAGAGAACCCCTAAAGACAGTATATTTAGCTTAGAAGAACTATTTAGACATGAATTTACTCATTACCTTCAAGGCCGTTATTTAGTTCCTGGTTTGTTTAATCAAGGAGATTTTTATCAAGGAAATAACGCAAGACTTACTTGGTTTGAAGAAGGTTCTGCAGAATTCTTTGCTGGTTCAACTAGAACTACAGTATTACCTAGAAAATCAATGGTATCAGCTATAGGTCAAAATGAAGAAGAAAGACTTAGTGCAAATAGTTTATTCCATTCTTCTTATTCAGATGGATGGAACTTCTATAATTATGGCTATACTTTTACAGACTATATGTATAATAGTAATAGAAATTTATTTAAAGATTTAGTAGATTCAATGAAATCTAATGATGTTCAAGGCTATGATTCTATAATTGAATCTTCAAGTAACGATGCAAATTTAAATAAAAAGTATCAAAAACATATGGATAAACTAGTTGATAATTATAACAATTACACTATTCCGTTAGTATCTGATGATTATATGAAAAAATGCGGTAATAAAAACTTAGAAGTAATAAAAAAAGATATTGAAAATGCTATGGGATTAAATAATTCTGAAATAGTAAAAGAAAGTTCTGATTATTTTAATACTTATACTTTAAAGGGAACTTATAAATTAGATTCAAATAATGGTGAATTCAATAATTGGAGTTTAATGAATGAAAAAGTTAATAATACTTTAGAAACTTTAAATAAACTGCCATGGAATGGATATAAAACTGTTACAGGTTATTTCATAAATCCTAGAATAAATTCATCTAATGAAGTTGAATACGATGTTGTATTCCATGGATTGCTATATCATAATGATAATTTTAATGAAGAGCCTGTAATTACTCTAATGGCTCCAGAACAAGGTAACACAGGAGAAAAAATTAAATTTACTAGTGAATGTTCAACAGACGATAGTAATTTATCATATCTTTGGGATTTTGGGGATGGAAACACAACTACAGAAAAGAATCCTATTCATATTTACAAAACATCTGATAATTATACAGTGAAACTTACAGTTACAGATTCTAATGGATTTGAATTGGAAAAGTATTCAGAAATATCTATACACAAAGTACTTACTGGCAATCCAGTATGTGAAAAAGAAGATAATAATCGTTTTGAAAATGCTAATGAAATTAATTTAAATGATTTAGTCTCAGGGGATTTACAAGCTGATGATTCTCAAGATACATTTTCTTTTGAAGTTACAAAACCAGATGATATAACTATTACTTTAGAAAATAATTCTCAAGATAAAAATAGCTTTAATTGGTTATTATTTGACGCTGAAAATACAAATGATTATTTTGCTTTCCCAGAAACTAAAATGAATCAACTTTCAAAAACTATTAGTATTGATAAACCTGGAAAATATTATTTAGTCGTATATCAAAATTCTAAAGAAAAAACTGATTATAAATTTGTAGTTGATGGTAGTTTTGTTGAAACTCCTGAATTAGATCCAGATGAGGATACTGATGAGACTCCAACTGAAACACCAGATACAGATGAAGACAATAATAAAGACGAAGATTCTAATTATGATAATATAAATGTTGATGAAGAAGAATACAACGATGATTTTGAATGTGCCAATAATATATTTAAAAATCAAATAATGAGTGGAAATTTAGATTCTTCTGATAAATGTGATACTTTTTCATTTAATGCATTAAGTGCCGGAACTATAAATGTAACTTTAGAAAATTCTAATAGTGATTCTTCTACAGTTAATTGGCTTGCTTATAGTAGTGAAGATACTGATAACTATATTGGATATGCATCAGAAAATGATGGTAATAAATTTTCTGGAAAGTTCAAAGTGAATAAACCTGGAAAATACTATATAGTTGCATATGAAGTAAATGGTGCAGATTCAAAATACACGTTAAAGGTGGATGGTGATATCGAAACCACTTCTGAATCTAAACCTGAGGATAAAGAAGAGATTAAAGAAGAGATAAATGATGATTCTTTTGACTCTGCAACTAAAATTAAACCTAACTCTACTATTACAGACACCTTAAATGGTGAAGATAATAAAGATATTTATTATTTTAATGTAAATAATAATTCTGATTTAAACATTGAATTAAATAGCCTAACCAATTTAGGTGTAGCATGGCAACTTTTTAATGAAGAAGATTTAGATAATTATATAGCCTATGGTTCACAATCTGGTGATTCAATTGTAGGAACTGCTAATGTTCAACCTGGAAAATATTATTTATTAATATATAAATATACTCAAGATGATGGTTCTTACACATTTACAATAAAATAG
- a CDS encoding M15 family metallopeptidase — MKKILKKILIFIIVIGGLFVCNRFLSIESEKINIKDNKFNLNNNDKLINEDNDEIILVNRKNGLDKEYKPENLTIPNIPFTDNSSNEEKHVAGIIAKPLEELVNIAKKDGITLLGNSAYRSYKSQKNTYNNRVKTAGKENADAYVAEPGFSEHQTGMCIDITNEDKYFLKGTKEADWLAENCYRFGFIIRYPYGKKNITGIEYEPWHIRYVGKKAAKYIYDNKITLEEYLRK, encoded by the coding sequence GTGAAAAAAATATTAAAAAAAATTTTAATATTTATTATAGTTATAGGGGGATTATTTGTATGTAATAGATTTTTATCTATTGAATCAGAAAAAATAAATATTAAAGATAATAAATTTAATTTAAACAATAACGATAAGTTAATAAATGAAGATAATGATGAAATAATATTGGTGAATAGGAAAAATGGTTTGGATAAAGAATATAAACCTGAAAATTTAACTATTCCTAACATACCATTTACTGATAATTCAAGTAATGAGGAAAAGCATGTAGCGGGAATAATTGCAAAACCATTAGAAGAATTAGTTAATATAGCGAAAAAAGATGGAATAACATTATTAGGAAATTCGGCATATAGATCATATAAATCACAAAAAAATACATATAATAATAGGGTGAAAACAGCAGGTAAAGAAAATGCAGATGCATACGTTGCTGAGCCAGGATTTAGTGAACATCAAACTGGAATGTGCATTGATATTACTAATGAAGATAAGTATTTTTTAAAAGGAACAAAAGAAGCAGATTGGCTTGCGGAAAATTGCTATAGATTTGGTTTTATTATAAGATATCCTTATGGAAAAAAGAATATAACTGGTATAGAATATGAACCTTGGCATATTAGATATGTTGGAAAAAAAGCTGCTAAGTATATATATGATAATAAAATTACATTAGAGGAATACTTAAGAAAATAA
- a CDS encoding response regulator transcription factor: MNNNILIVDDEKEIRNLLEINLKNEGYHVFKAKCGEEALKILEKEEVHLMVLDVMMPDMDGFEVCSKVREKYNIPILMLSAKGEDIDKIQGIMTGADDYVCKPFNNLELTVRIRALFRRTYFLNTKIQVSDDIIRIESMIIDKWKHKITIANNEVSLTAREFEILYLLATNRGRVFSAEEIFEKVWKEKYYQSNNTVMVHMSRLRDKLEKHMEGNKIIHTVWGVGYKIEK; this comes from the coding sequence ATGAATAATAATATTCTTATAGTTGATGATGAAAAGGAAATAAGAAATCTATTGGAAATAAATCTTAAGAATGAAGGATACCATGTTTTTAAAGCAAAATGTGGAGAAGAAGCTTTGAAAATTTTAGAAAAGGAAGAAGTTCATTTAATGGTTTTAGATGTAATGATGCCAGATATGGACGGATTTGAAGTTTGCAGCAAAGTAAGAGAAAAGTATAATATACCAATCCTCATGTTAAGCGCAAAGGGAGAGGATATAGATAAAATACAAGGAATTATGACTGGTGCAGATGATTATGTGTGTAAGCCATTTAATAATTTAGAACTTACTGTTAGAATAAGAGCATTATTTAGAAGAACATATTTTTTAAATACTAAAATACAAGTTTCAGATGACATAATAAGAATTGAATCTATGATTATAGATAAATGGAAACACAAAATAACAATAGCTAATAATGAAGTTTCCTTGACGGCTAGAGAATTTGAAATATTATATTTACTAGCTACAAACAGAGGGCGAGTATTTAGTGCAGAAGAAATTTTTGAAAAAGTTTGGAAAGAAAAATATTATCAGTCTAATAATACTGTTATGGTACATATGAGTAGACTTAGAGATAAATTAGAAAAGCATATGGAGGGAAATAAAATAATTCATACAGTCTGGGGAGTTGGTTATAAAATTGAAAAATAA
- a CDS encoding acyltransferase family protein, with translation MVETHRNYLIDNSKGILIFLVVLGHSLEFLRKDYDIVRIMYTFVYLFHMPVFVFISGYLSKNIEKGRKNAVKTLFIPFLFFNTIWNVVEMYLQYFPGNNAGEITNITLFSFFTPGWALWYIFSMFLWKIFLPDLLRIKNIFIISIIVGIAARLFSELGTFMALSRTLAFTPFFLAGYYTSEKKLHELRKFGQVPSILITGIGIALAILFVKLFNIPGEFLWADRSYNHFEIGIIKSVILATLNYGIGFLFIYVFANLVPKKETFLCKLGRNTLSVYLLHTYFIGVVLGVCSLIQSDIVKFIIIIIGTFIITFLLSRDVVAIRFNCFLNGINKKIFAEEK, from the coding sequence ATGGTAGAAACACATAGGAATTATTTAATTGATAATAGCAAAGGTATCTTAATTTTTCTGGTAGTCTTAGGACATAGCTTAGAGTTCTTACGAAAGGATTATGATATTGTTAGAATTATGTATACCTTTGTTTATCTTTTTCATATGCCAGTGTTTGTCTTTATATCAGGTTATCTTTCTAAAAATATAGAAAAAGGACGTAAAAACGCAGTAAAAACTTTATTTATACCATTTCTATTTTTTAATACAATATGGAATGTAGTTGAAATGTATTTGCAATATTTTCCAGGGAATAATGCAGGTGAAATTACAAATATAACTCTATTTTCATTTTTTACTCCTGGTTGGGCATTATGGTATATATTTTCAATGTTCCTTTGGAAAATATTTTTACCAGATCTTTTAAGAATTAAAAATATATTTATAATCAGTATCATTGTAGGAATAGCTGCTAGACTTTTTAGTGAATTGGGTACATTTATGGCACTTTCACGTACCCTTGCATTTACTCCATTCTTTCTAGCTGGATATTATACAAGTGAAAAAAAATTACATGAATTAAGAAAATTTGGACAAGTCCCATCTATACTAATTACTGGTATAGGAATTGCACTTGCCATCCTATTTGTTAAACTTTTTAATATTCCAGGTGAATTTCTATGGGCTGATCGTTCATATAACCATTTTGAAATAGGTATTATAAAAAGTGTTATTCTTGCCACTCTAAATTATGGGATTGGGTTTCTGTTTATATATGTATTTGCAAATTTAGTGCCTAAAAAGGAAACTTTTTTATGCAAATTAGGTAGAAATACTTTATCAGTGTATTTGCTACATACTTATTTTATTGGTGTTGTATTAGGAGTATGCTCTCTTATACAAAGTGATATTGTTAAATTTATAATCATTATAATTGGTACTTTTATAATTACATTTTTACTTTCACGGGATGTTGTAGCTATTAGATTTAATTGCTTCTTAAATGGTATTAATAAAAAAATATTTGCTGAAGAAAAATAA
- a CDS encoding zinc-ribbon domain-containing protein, whose amino-acid sequence MTDKTIVCRDCGSEFIFSVGEQEFYKEKGFDNEPTRCAACRRAKKEQNRR is encoded by the coding sequence ATGACAGATAAGACAATAGTATGCAGAGATTGCGGTAGTGAATTCATATTTTCAGTAGGAGAACAAGAATTCTACAAAGAAAAAGGATTCGATAACGAACCAACAAGATGTGCAGCTTGTAGAAGAGCTAAGAAAGAACAAAATAGAAGATAA
- a CDS encoding class I SAM-dependent rRNA methyltransferase — MKELKVIVKNEYVKKYSNKYALISEETLENPGVLKNEGDIITLVDKKQQFLGKGYYGKQNKGCGWVLSNSKKCDFDNKFFYDKLRNAFSKRMKLYHSKDTNAFRVFNGSGDGIGGLTIDYFDEYYLITWYSKGMYAFKEYIIKSIKSLVSFEGIYEKKRFEDNGMVVDEDSYYCGQKAPEPLVVKENNVNFAIYLNDGAMVGVFLDQKDVRKSIKNTYSNGKKVLNTFSYTGAFSMAAAMGGAITTSVDLAGRSLKKTIENFELNKIDPNNHEIIVEDIFHYFKEAKKDNKKFDVVILDPPSYATSKDNTFSAASNYKDLVKSAIDVTEDEGVIVCSTNCSTFNMNKFKKFIDKAFLESNKKYFILEEHTLPDDFAVSDKYPEGDYLKVVFVKVYCDNLMNEVEDMN; from the coding sequence ATGAAAGAATTAAAAGTTATAGTAAAAAATGAATATGTAAAAAAATATAGCAATAAATATGCATTAATATCAGAGGAAACATTAGAAAATCCAGGGGTATTAAAAAATGAAGGAGATATTATTACATTAGTAGATAAAAAGCAACAATTTTTGGGCAAAGGCTATTATGGAAAGCAAAACAAAGGTTGTGGATGGGTTTTAAGTAATAGTAAAAAGTGTGATTTTGATAATAAATTTTTCTATGATAAGCTAAGAAATGCTTTTTCAAAAAGAATGAAATTATATCATTCTAAAGATACAAATGCTTTTAGAGTATTTAATGGCAGTGGTGATGGAATTGGTGGATTAACTATAGATTATTTCGATGAATATTATCTTATAACTTGGTATAGCAAAGGTATGTATGCATTCAAGGAATATATAATAAAGTCTATAAAATCTTTAGTTTCATTTGAAGGAATATATGAAAAGAAGAGATTTGAGGATAATGGAATGGTTGTAGATGAAGATAGTTATTACTGTGGTCAAAAAGCACCAGAACCTTTAGTAGTTAAAGAAAACAATGTGAATTTTGCCATTTATTTAAATGATGGTGCTATGGTTGGGGTATTCTTAGATCAAAAGGATGTAAGAAAATCTATAAAGAATACTTATTCTAATGGTAAGAAAGTATTAAATACCTTTTCATATACAGGAGCATTCTCAATGGCGGCAGCAATGGGGGGCGCGATAACTACTAGTGTAGATTTGGCAGGTAGAAGCTTAAAAAAGACTATTGAAAATTTTGAATTAAATAAGATTGACCCAAATAATCATGAAATCATTGTAGAAGATATATTCCATTATTTTAAAGAAGCTAAAAAAGATAACAAAAAATTTGATGTAGTTATATTAGATCCACCAAGTTATGCTACTTCTAAAGACAATACATTTAGTGCGGCAAGTAACTATAAGGATTTAGTTAAGAGTGCTATTGATGTTACTGAAGATGAGGGCGTAATAGTTTGTTCTACTAATTGTTCTACATTTAATATGAATAAATTTAAGAAGTTTATTGATAAAGCATTTTTAGAAAGTAATAAAAAATATTTCATTCTTGAGGAACATACATTACCAGATGATTTTGCAGTTTCAGATAAATATCCTGAAGGAGATTACCTAAAGGTAGTTTTTGTTAAAGTATACTGTGATAACTTAATGAATGAAGTTGAAGATATGAATTAA
- a CDS encoding sensor histidine kinase: protein MKNKRLYKYWLVSIVELLVSIILTYVMLTIIKETIILLYMHTKIQFINYMWDYWYILKYRILGNYIYIMVGLPMVLLVHFVITYRRNRSLACIINETEMMVKGDLDKLIEINAKGDMKNLAQNINNISKQLKKRTLEERKAQKTKNDLITNVSHDLRTPLTSIIGYLEIIDSDKYKDEIQLRYYANIAYEKSKSLNLLINDLFELTKMQNNTIKLEKVKINLVELLGQVIAYFKCQFDNEKMKARIKFSEDKLIVNADAEKLVRAFENLLSNSIKYGRDGYYVDIITKSEGDMAIVQIINYGEAIPAIDLPYIFDRFYRIEKSRNSDIGGSGLGLAITKNIIELHQGRISAYSDENKTIFEVRLPI, encoded by the coding sequence TTGAAAAATAAAAGATTATATAAATATTGGTTAGTATCGATAGTGGAATTATTAGTTTCTATTATATTAACGTATGTAATGTTAACTATAATTAAAGAAACAATAATATTATTATATATGCATACTAAAATTCAATTTATAAACTACATGTGGGATTATTGGTATATTTTAAAATATAGGATTTTGGGAAATTATATTTATATAATGGTTGGATTACCAATGGTTTTGTTAGTTCATTTTGTTATTACATATAGAAGAAATAGAAGTTTAGCTTGTATTATAAATGAAACTGAAATGATGGTTAAAGGTGATTTAGATAAGTTAATAGAAATAAATGCTAAGGGGGATATGAAAAATCTAGCTCAAAATATAAATAATATATCCAAACAACTTAAAAAGAGAACTTTAGAGGAAAGAAAGGCGCAGAAAACAAAAAATGATCTAATAACTAATGTATCTCATGATTTAAGAACACCATTAACTTCAATAATAGGATATCTGGAAATTATTGATTCTGATAAATATAAAGATGAAATTCAACTAAGATATTATGCTAATATAGCATATGAAAAGTCTAAGAGTTTAAACTTACTTATAAATGATTTATTTGAACTTACTAAAATGCAAAATAATACTATCAAATTAGAGAAGGTTAAAATTAATTTAGTAGAACTTTTAGGCCAAGTAATAGCTTATTTTAAATGCCAATTTGATAATGAAAAGATGAAAGCAAGGATTAAATTTTCAGAAGATAAATTAATAGTAAATGCAGATGCAGAAAAATTAGTTAGAGCATTTGAAAATTTATTATCTAATTCAATTAAATATGGAAGGGATGGATATTATGTTGATATAATTACCAAATCTGAGGGTGACATGGCTATTGTTCAAATAATAAATTATGGTGAAGCGATACCAGCAATAGATTTACCATATATTTTTGACAGATTTTATAGAATAGAAAAATCTAGAAATAGTGATATAGGCGGATCTGGATTGGGATTAGCTATAACAAAGAACATTATAGAATTGCATCAGGGGAGAATATCAGCTTATAGTGATGAAAATAAAACTATATTTGAAGTTAGATTACCTATATAA
- a CDS encoding DUF6348 family protein: MRIFKKIFNRKNKNIRDVQTNKEDVKSNVNLTNDQKVIRVLKNAIKDSEIKNENLYIKDIGLTIEAQVSQINKGFIQVIFVLKHKIFDEDLLECVAGVGSNINAAIEHAVSSFSLSSLCVTINALNNDNGHKLNVKYYDKINEFTLYKSCLTAQGRGVEGKKIDYWELLGEEIKKRLGNKRVYYIKIYASKTGNSINCECRINGIVNISISKIINERIKEWKIQDVLYSEKQIFILIQGDNTYVQYNFTKTHVSNIIMKALDLYKECDSLEKYNNLYTQIFNFCVDNSLTTDLFCFIPEIFCEFIFPEVKYSDQIILLKGNEKIKLFKEQLMSYNLIYDIVERTIKSGYYQNSEIMNIVFKSSLFNAINKALNNGSKMESLCMTSLAFNVRTDYRVF, translated from the coding sequence ATGAGAATATTCAAAAAGATATTTAATAGAAAAAATAAAAATATAAGGGATGTACAAACCAATAAGGAAGATGTTAAAAGTAATGTGAATTTAACTAATGATCAAAAAGTCATTAGAGTGCTAAAAAATGCAATAAAAGATAGTGAAATAAAAAATGAAAATTTATATATTAAGGACATAGGTTTAACAATAGAAGCTCAAGTATCACAAATAAATAAAGGATTTATTCAAGTTATATTTGTGCTTAAACATAAAATTTTTGATGAAGATTTACTTGAATGTGTAGCAGGGGTTGGAAGCAATATTAATGCAGCAATTGAGCATGCAGTATCCAGTTTTTCTTTATCATCATTATGTGTAACAATTAATGCATTAAATAATGATAATGGTCACAAATTAAACGTAAAATATTATGATAAAATAAATGAATTTACACTTTATAAAAGCTGTTTAACGGCTCAAGGAAGAGGCGTAGAAGGAAAAAAGATAGATTATTGGGAGCTGTTGGGGGAAGAAATAAAAAAGCGATTAGGAAATAAGAGAGTTTATTATATAAAAATATATGCATCTAAAACTGGTAATTCAATAAACTGTGAATGCAGAATAAACGGAATAGTTAATATTAGTATAAGTAAGATCATTAATGAACGCATTAAGGAGTGGAAAATACAAGACGTATTGTATTCAGAAAAACAAATCTTTATTTTAATTCAAGGAGATAATACATATGTACAATATAATTTTACTAAAACACATGTCAGTAATATTATTATGAAAGCATTGGATTTATACAAAGAATGTGATTCATTAGAAAAATATAATAATTTATATACTCAGATTTTTAACTTCTGTGTTGATAATAGTTTAACTACCGACTTGTTTTGTTTTATACCAGAAATTTTTTGTGAATTTATATTTCCAGAAGTGAAGTATTCGGATCAAATTATATTATTAAAGGGAAATGAAAAAATTAAATTATTTAAAGAACAACTTATGTCTTATAACTTAATATATGATATTGTTGAAAGGACTATTAAAAGTGGATATTATCAAAATAGTGAGATAATGAATATTGTTTTTAAAAGTTCATTATTTAATGCAATTAACAAAGCTTTAAATAATGGAAGTAAGATGGAGAGTTTGTGTATGACTTCTTTGGCATTTAATGTTAGAACTGATTATAGAGTTTTTTAA
- a CDS encoding dimethylarginine dimethylaminohydrolase family protein has translation MDISHKNHYEEIGTIIMCYPYSFKLKKLSFKWLNHKKMLKQYDDFVNLLINEGAKIQFLDPIYGSNQIFTRDVGFVIDNILFISKLANKKREKETLALKSYAKDNQITMYEMNNYIEGGDVIIYNEYVFIGMSSRTTVEAAKELQNYLNLSKKNYKVITIRFNKEKMLHLDCVFNILDDNHAIISDYVYDRKLIEDKIQNIYYIDNKTTRELGINIVTLGKKRIITSNKKVKKDLEERGFNAFYLDYSEISKAGGSFGCSTLPVFRK, from the coding sequence ATGGATATTAGTCATAAAAATCACTATGAAGAAATCGGTACTATTATAATGTGTTATCCTTATTCTTTTAAATTGAAAAAGTTATCATTTAAATGGTTAAATCACAAAAAGATGTTAAAACAATATGATGATTTTGTTAATTTGCTCATTAATGAAGGTGCAAAGATTCAATTTTTAGATCCTATTTATGGTTCAAATCAAATTTTTACCAGAGATGTGGGGTTTGTAATAGATAACATATTATTCATTTCTAAATTAGCTAATAAAAAAAGAGAAAAGGAAACATTAGCATTAAAGAGTTATGCAAAAGACAACCAAATTACTATGTATGAAATGAACAACTATATCGAAGGTGGAGATGTTATTATATATAATGAGTATGTTTTTATTGGAATGAGCAGTAGAACTACTGTAGAAGCTGCAAAAGAACTTCAAAACTACTTGAATTTATCTAAAAAAAACTACAAAGTAATAACTATAAGGTTTAACAAAGAAAAAATGCTTCATTTAGATTGTGTTTTTAATATACTAGATGATAATCATGCAATAATATCTGACTATGTTTATGATAGAAAATTAATAGAAGACAAGATTCAAAATATTTATTATATAGATAATAAAACCACTAGAGAATTAGGAATTAATATAGTTACTTTAGGTAAAAAAAGAATAATAACATCTAATAAGAAAGTAAAAAAGGATTTAGAGGAAAGAGGGTTCAATGCTTTTTATTTAGATTATTCAGAAATTAGTAAAGCGGGTGGAAGTTTTGGTTGTAGTACTTTGCCTGTATTCAGAAAATAA